The Mustelus asterias unplaced genomic scaffold, sMusAst1.hap1.1 HAP1_SCAFFOLD_84, whole genome shotgun sequence genome includes a region encoding these proteins:
- the LOC144483881 gene encoding ER membrane protein complex subunit 4-like — protein sequence MAAGAGLVHGARWHKWTLELNLSGSSRSRDQQCGQRDSMYPVAYSDKQLPDICVQETDRILVEKRCWDIALGPLKQLPMNLFIMYMAGNTISILPIMMVCMMAWRPIQALMSMSAIFRVLGNSYQHWLQCLIYFIGNLLGLALAIYKCQAMGLLPTHASDWLAFIQPPQRVENTGGGLVL from the exons ATGGCGGCAGGGGCGGGGCTTGTCCACGGCGCGCGCTGGCACAAGTGGACCCTCGAGCTTAACTTGAGCGGCAGCAGCAG GAGCCGTGATCAACAGTGTGGCCAGAGAGACTCCATGTACCCAGTCGCATATTCGGACAAACAGCTGCCAGACATCTGTGTCCAAGAAACAGACCGGATCCTGGTCGAGAAA cGCTGCTGGGACATCGCCTTGGGcccattgaaacagctgcccatgaatctgttcatcatgtacatggctggcaacaccatctccatcctccctatcatgatggtgtgcatgatggcctggagacccatacaggccttgatgtccatgtctgcaa TCTTTAGGGTCCTGGGGAATTCTTATCAGCACTGGCTGCAGTGTCTCATCTACTTCATCGGCAACCTGCTGGGGTTGGCCCTGGCCatctacaagtgccaggcaatggggcTGCTGCCCACACACGCCTCTGACTGGCTGGCATTCATCCAGCCGCCCCAG agagtggagaaCACAGGCGGGGGCCTGGTCCTGTGA